One Natronomonas gomsonensis genomic window, CAGCGGACGACGCTACACCACTGATTCAGCCGCAGGGGCAAATCCCGGTAACTGCGGACCCACTCGGCCATGAACGGCGCGATGATGGATTCGCTGGTCGGTCGGACGGCGAGTCGCTCTTCGAGTTCGTCGTGGCCGCCGTGAGTCACCCACGCGACTTCGGGGTCGAACCCCTCGACGATGTCCTTCTCCCGTTCGAGATACGACTCGGGGATGAACATCGGGAAGTAGGCGTTGTCGACGCCTGTCTCCTTGAACCAGCCGTCGAGGTGGTCCTGTAGTCGCTCCCACAGCGCGTAGCCGCGGGGACGGGTGACGATGAACCCGCCCATCGGCGCGTAGTCCGCGAGGCCGGCCTTCTGGACGACCTCGGCGTACCACTCGCCGGGACTGTGCTCCTTGCTCTCGGTGATGCCGAGTTCCTGCTCGCCGCTCATACCTGAACGTCCTGCAGGCTGGTATTAAACCCGGCGTATCCGTGGGAACGGCTCAGATGCCCCACTCGATTCGGTCCCACGCCCGCTCGTAGGCGAAGTACGTCCCCGTCTTGAGGACGTTCGCGACGAGGCCGATGCTGAGCGCCTCGCCGACGTTGCCGACGACGAAGAAGGCGACGGTCACGGTGATGACGACCATGAACAACCGGTAGCCGACCGTCTTGACGACCGCCCGCGAGAGTCGCTGGTGTGGTCGCCGCCGGAGCGCGTCCATATGAGGAGTCGTTCCGCCATCTACGTAACTCTAGGGAATTGATTTTCGAGAATTTGTAACTCTATTTGGTTACGCTTACAAGAGCATCTGCAATCCGACGAGCACTACCATTCCGACGACGATGGTCGCGAAGATGCTCTCGGTCCGCCAGGCGACGACTGCAGCGACAGTGCCGGCCAGCAGGCGCTCGTTGCCGAGCGAGACGGACGGAGTGCCATCGACGATGACGAGGGCGGGGAGGACCAGCGCCGCCAACACCGCCGCCGGGACGAACCGAAGCGCCCGTTCGACGCCGTCAGGAACCTCCGAGAGGTACTCGAAGAGGAAGATAAAGGAGAACCGAATCAGGAAGGTCCCGACGCCCGCCACGGCGATGGCGAGCCACACCGTCGCGGAGTCAGTCATCGAAACCACCCCGTTTCGACGACCAAGCCGGCAACGACGCCGGTGACGGCGCCGGTGATGAGACCGAGATTGAGGGGGAGGCCGGCCCCGATGACCGCGATGGACCCGCCGACCCCGGCGGCGACCGCACTCGGAGAGTCGGTAATCGTCGGCACCAAGATAGCGAGAAACGTCAACGGCACGGCGAACTCAAGCGGCAGGGATTCGGGGACGCGGGCGCCCACGACGACGCCGATGACCGTACAGATTTGCCAGACGACCCACAGCGGCACCGCCGTCCCGAGGTAGTACCACTTCCGGTCGACCGACTCGTCGGCGCGGAACTCCGTCACCGACAGCGCATACGCCTGGTCGGTCAGGACGTACGCCATCCCAGCGCGCCACCGCGTCGAGAACTCCTGTAGATACGGCGCCAGCGAGGCGCTGTACATCGTCATCCGGAGGTTGATGACGAGAATCGTCACGACGACGACTGCTGCGGGTGCGTTCTCACCGAGCAACTCGATTGCGGCCAACTGGGAGGCGCCGGCGAAGACGAGAACGGACAGTCCGACCGCGTGCAACCCGGAGAGGCCGACCCGGACGGCCGCCGCACCGGCGACGAGACCGAAGGGAACGATGCCGACCATGACCGGCGCGACGGTCCGGGCGCCATCCAGAAACGACGCACGTCGCGAAGACATTACGTCCCGCTACCGGTGGCGGGAATACATGTGTTGTCTTTCGGGGAAAGACAGTCAGTCGGCCTACTCTTCGTAGGAGACTTCGGTGCCGTCGGCGACCGGTTGGAGCACGTAGCCGCCCGACTGGCCCTGCTTGACCGGCGTGAAGTCCGCGGTGAACACCGTTCGGGTGTCCTCCCGAATCTCGAAGGGTTGGTTGAACTTCAGCGGCGCGTCGCCGGGCGTGCTCACGTCGGCGTCGCTGCCGTCGTCCAGCGTCGCCTCGACGTTCGAGACCGCTATCTTCAGGTACTCGTAGTCGCCGGCGTCGAGTTCCTGTTCGTCGACGAGCTGGGTGTTGCCGTCCTGCAGTTCCACGAGGTCGGCCTCGGCGTCATCGACCTCGTAGGTCTCCTCAGCAGCGTCGTCCGTTCCGTTGCCGTCCGTCTCGTTGCCGTCCTCGCCGTCGTCGGAGGCCGGCTTGATTCGCAGTTCCGTGATGGTGACGACACACGACTCGAAATCCGAGATATCGCCGGGTTGGTCGGTGACCTGCGTAGCGAGCGTGCCAGTCGCACTGCCGATACAGCCAGCCAGCGAGGCGCCTGCGGCAACGCTTCCGGTCGCGATGAGGTATTCCCGTCGTTGCATATGCGTCAAAAAGGGCCGCATCGAGTGATAGGTCTGCTGGCCGATTCACGGGAAGGTACAGCAGCACTCAGGCCAGTTGCATCTCGTTGCCGCACTCCTTACAGAAGATGGTGAAGCCGTCGACCGGTTCCTCGACGCCGTGAGGGGTCACCTCGCCGCACTCACCGCAGGGCGCGAACGATTCGAGGTCTTCCCAGTTGTGTTGGCTGCCGGGAGCGGCCAACGCGAGGCCGACGACGGTGTCGTCGCTTTTGTTCCGGCCACACTGGAACTCCCCTGGTTCGAAGTGGATGACTTCGCCGGCTTCGACCTCGGTTTCCTCGCCGTCGGTTCCGTGTTCGAACGTGGCGACGCCATCCATGATGTAGAAACACTCCTCTTGGTCGTGGTGGGTGTGGAGGCCCCCCGAGAAGGACTCTCCGGGTTCGAGTTCGTAGTGGACGGCACTCATCTCCTCGGCGCCGAGGGCGTCGCTGACGTTGCGGCGCTCGCGGTTGACGCCCATCGGGTGCGGTTCCGGGTCGATGTCGTCGATGGTGACACGTTCCATACCGCCACCAGCGAGGGCCCGACCAAAAGCCTACTCCACGGCGAACGGGCTGTCGCCCTCGGTCCACTCCCAGCCCGGCAGACGCGTCTGAAAGCCGGCGGCGAGGGCGGCATCGAGGTCGTCTGCGCCCGCAGCGTCTCCCGCTTCGCCGTGGGTGTGTACGTCCGCAAAGTGAAACGTCGCCTCCGCGAGGGTGGCGTGCGGTTCGCCGCCGGCGATGGTCGCCGCGAGTTTGCGGCCGAGGAACTCGTCGACGACGAATCCGGGGTAATCGCCATCACAGTCGAGGTCACGGAGGATGCCACAGAGGGCGGCGACGTTGACCGCGCGGTCACCGTCGGAGAACACCGCGTCGACCTCCCGACGATACTGCTCGGCCGTCACGCGGTCGACCTCGACGCCGAACAGCGGACCCAGACGGGACCGAACGTCGTTCATCAGCGCCGGAATCGTCTCGTTTTCGCGGACGCGGGCGCGTTCGGCCGCGACGGTTTCGGGTGTAAGCTCCATGTCTTCCGTTTGCGAAGGATTTTATATGAGTGGTGGGTTACGTCCGGGTACGAGCGGGTTTTCCGGTCGTTCCCGCGGTCGAGAGACCACAGTTACCCGTAGATACGACATCCATGACCTGTTGTCACACCGCACGCCGGTCGGGCCATCGGCCCACACGACAAGCGGTGCACCGCGGCGCCGGAACCCCACAACCGAGGCTTTCTACATCATGAGTGCAGTAGAGCGGAAACTCGAAGACATCAAGGAAACGATAGTGAGCGAAGTCCCGAACGACATCTCCATCTCCGACGTGAAGTACGAGGGGCCGGAGCTCGTCGTCTACACGCGGGACCCCAAGAAGTTCGCCGGCGACGGCGATTTGATTCGGCGGCTGGCGTCGAAACTCCGGAAGCGCATCACGGTGCGACCGGACCCCGACGTTCTCTCCCGACCCGAGGAGGCCCGAAAGAAGATACGGGAGGTCGTCCCCGAGGAGGCAGGCATCACGGACCTCGATTTCCACGCCGACACCGGCGAAGTGGTCATCGAGGCCCAGAAACCCGGGATGGTCATCGGTCGACACGGGTCGACGCTCCGGGAAATCACCCAGCAGGTCGGCTGGACCCCGGAAGTCGTCCGCACGCCGCCCATCGAATCCGCGACGGTGTCGAACGTCCGAAACTTCCTGAAACAGGAACGCGACGACCGACGAGATATCCTCGAACGGGTCGGCCGGCAGATTCACCGCGAGGAGATGTCCGACGACGAGTGGGTCCGCATCACCACGCTGGGTTGCTGTCGGGAGGTCGGCCGCGCGGCGTTCATCCTCAATACCCCCGAAACGCGCGTCCTCATCGACTGTGGCGACAAACCCGGCGCGGAGGGCGAGGTCCCGTACCTGCAGGTGCCGGAGGCGCTTGGCGCCGGCGCACAGAACATCGACGCCGTCGTCCTCACTCACGCCCACCTCGACCACTCGGCGCTCATCCCGCTTCTGTTCAAGTACGGCTACGACGGCCCCATCTACTGTACGGAACCAACCCGCGATTTGATGGGACTTTTGACGCTGGACTACCTCGACGTGGCCGCAAAGGAGGGTCGGGCACCGCCGTACGAATCCGAGCAGGTCCGAGAGGCCATCAAACACTGTATTCCGCTGGAATACGGCGACGTGACCGACATCGCGCCGGACCTCAAACTCACTTTCCACAACGCCGGCCACATTCTCGGGTCGGCCGTCTCGCACTTCCACGTCGGCGACGGCCTGTACAACGTCGCCTTCTCCGGTGACATCCACTACGACGATACGCGGCTGTTCAACGGCGCAGTAAACGAGTTCCCCCGCGTCGAGACGCTCGTCATGGAGTCGACCTACGGCGGCCGCAACGACTTCCAGACCGACCAGGAGGACTCCGAAGAGGAACTGAAGCGCGTCATCCGCGAGACGACCGAGGAAGGCGGGAAGATACTCATCCCCGCCTTCGCGGTCGGCCGCTCCCAAGAAATCATGCTCGTCCTCGAAGAGGCGATGCGTAAGGGCGAGATTCCGGAGGTTCCGGTCCACCTCGACGGGATGATTTGGGAGGCCACGGCCATCCACACGACCTACCCCGAGTACCTGCGTGACGACCTCCGGGACCGCATCTTCCACGACGACGAGAACCCCTTCCTCTCCGACC contains:
- a CDS encoding DUF2061 domain-containing protein, giving the protein MDALRRRPHQRLSRAVVKTVGYRLFMVVITVTVAFFVVGNVGEALSIGLVANVLKTGTYFAYERAWDRIEWGI
- a CDS encoding AzlD domain-containing protein, yielding MTDSATVWLAIAVAGVGTFLIRFSFIFLFEYLSEVPDGVERALRFVPAAVLAALVLPALVIVDGTPSVSLGNERLLAGTVAAVVAWRTESIFATIVVGMVVLVGLQMLL
- a CDS encoding AzlC family ABC transporter permease, producing the protein MSSRRASFLDGARTVAPVMVGIVPFGLVAGAAAVRVGLSGLHAVGLSVLVFAGASQLAAIELLGENAPAAVVVVTILVINLRMTMYSASLAPYLQEFSTRWRAGMAYVLTDQAYALSVTEFRADESVDRKWYYLGTAVPLWVVWQICTVIGVVVGARVPESLPLEFAVPLTFLAILVPTITDSPSAVAAGVGGSIAVIGAGLPLNLGLITGAVTGVVAGLVVETGWFR
- a CDS encoding DUF4382 domain-containing protein, which translates into the protein MQRREYLIATGSVAAGASLAGCIGSATGTLATQVTDQPGDISDFESCVVTITELRIKPASDDGEDGNETDGNGTDDAAEETYEVDDAEADLVELQDGNTQLVDEQELDAGDYEYLKIAVSNVEATLDDGSDADVSTPGDAPLKFNQPFEIREDTRTVFTADFTPVKQGQSGGYVLQPVADGTEVSYEE
- a CDS encoding cupin domain-containing protein, encoding MERVTIDDIDPEPHPMGVNRERRNVSDALGAEEMSAVHYELEPGESFSGGLHTHHDQEECFYIMDGVATFEHGTDGEETEVEAGEVIHFEPGEFQCGRNKSDDTVVGLALAAPGSQHNWEDLESFAPCGECGEVTPHGVEEPVDGFTIFCKECGNEMQLA
- a CDS encoding beta-CASP ribonuclease aCPSF1 — protein: MSAVERKLEDIKETIVSEVPNDISISDVKYEGPELVVYTRDPKKFAGDGDLIRRLASKLRKRITVRPDPDVLSRPEEARKKIREVVPEEAGITDLDFHADTGEVVIEAQKPGMVIGRHGSTLREITQQVGWTPEVVRTPPIESATVSNVRNFLKQERDDRRDILERVGRQIHREEMSDDEWVRITTLGCCREVGRAAFILNTPETRVLIDCGDKPGAEGEVPYLQVPEALGAGAQNIDAVVLTHAHLDHSALIPLLFKYGYDGPIYCTEPTRDLMGLLTLDYLDVAAKEGRAPPYESEQVREAIKHCIPLEYGDVTDIAPDLKLTFHNAGHILGSAVSHFHVGDGLYNVAFSGDIHYDDTRLFNGAVNEFPRVETLVMESTYGGRNDFQTDQEDSEEELKRVIRETTEEGGKILIPAFAVGRSQEIMLVLEEAMRKGEIPEVPVHLDGMIWEATAIHTTYPEYLRDDLRDRIFHDDENPFLSDQFNHIDGGEEERQEVADGGPCIVLSTSGMVEGGPIMSWLSHVGSEEDSTLVFVGYQAQGTLGRRIQNGWDEIPMDDRSNGRGTLSLNMNVETVDGFSGHADRQGLMNFVRTMNPRPEKVLCVHGDESSVQDLSSALYHEFNMRTFAPKNLETFRFK